Proteins from a single region of Gossypium arboreum isolate Shixiya-1 chromosome 1, ASM2569848v2, whole genome shotgun sequence:
- the LOC108465529 gene encoding putative disease resistance protein RGA4, translated as MAQSIAFGIAGKVLEKLGNVAYEGICSVWGVRKEFAKLKDTLAAIRAMVLDAEQQQARTQELSLWLQRFKDACYDVEDLIDEFKIEAFRRQVLERGSTKRKVRHFFSGSNPLAFRFRMGYKIKKANEMLNEIATSMAKFRLTQKHETNVIHRERETYSFVKTSSVIGRDEAKQDLVNILMNPTDENDIPVRPIVGIGGIGKTTLAQLVFNEESVKSHFELRIWVCVTEDFDIKQLMIKIIKSATDDVWNDDNKKWRELKDLLCGGAQGSRIIVTTRSLDVATITGTIPRYDLEHLSYENCLSLFLKLAFIEGEEKQHDNLVKIGEGIVQKCKGVALAVKTLGSLLRSTRVQHEWEVVRDSELVKLKQKENDILPALKLSYDHLPWYLKQCFAFCSVFPKDFEFGHHRLTQLWLANGFLQSPYENEEPEDIGNRYIQELLSRSFFQQYEDYLLFTKFKMHDLVHDLALSVAQNEVNSCNHYSTGNVRHLWFDLSKQDASQLPNNLGCLQSLFLFDEEGKADSESLIAEVISRSKHLRVLDLASCSLEQLPNNIRYFKRLRYLSLAYDGNIKRLPNSICNLPSLETLDLVGCRVIEELPKDIRYLISLRSLTVTTKQTRLQENGISCLTSLRRLIFSECENLEKLFEDIQNLTALRELYIHECHNLVSLPQGLKYLTALELLVIWNCEKLDLIMEELELEREEGGSLRKLAVRGVPKLESLPQWILLGSIKTLQHLYISNLNNLWTLPTWFQHFTSLQNLYIINCPKLSCLSEGMQHLTALKRLRIGECPKLNKRCIEETGEDWPKIAHVPDFYCGDFETTTNDK; from the exons ATGGCTCAATCCATTGCATTCGGAATTGCCGGAAAAGTATTGGAGAAACTAGGCAATGTTGCCTATGAAGGAATTTGCTCGGTATGGGGTGTTCGAAAGGAGTTTGCAAAGCTTAAGGACACGCTAGCTGCTATCAGAGCTATGGTCCTGGATGCTGAACAACAACAGGCTCGTACACAGGAGCTCAGTCTTTGGCTACAAAGGTTCAAAGATGCTTGCTACGATGTGGAAGACCTGATAGACGAGTTCAAGATCGAAGCATTTAGGAGGCAAGTCCTGGAACGGGGAAGCACTAAAAGGAAGGTACGCCATTTCTTTTCTGGCTCAAACCCTTTGGCATTTCGCTTTAGGATGGGCTATAAGATCAAAAAGGCAAACGAGATGTTGAATGAGATTGCAACTAGCATGGCCAAGTTTCGTCTCACTCAAAAACATGAAACTAATGTCATACATCGTGAGAGGGAAACCTACTCTTTTGTTAAGACATCTAGTGTCATCGGTCGAGATGAAGCTAAACAAGACCTAGTAAACATCTTAATGAATCCAACTGATGAGAACGATATCCCTGTCCGTCCCATAGTTGGGATCGGAGGTATTGGGAAAACAACCCTTGCCCAATTGGTGTTTAATGAGGAGAGTGTGAAGTCGCATTTTGAATTGAGAATCTGGGTGTGTGTTACAGAGGATTTTGACATCAAACAACTGATgataaaaatcattaaatctGCCACTG ATGATGTCTGGAACGACGATAACAAGAAATGGCGTGAGCTGAAAGATTTGTTGTGTGGGGGAGCCCAAGGGAGTAGAATAATTGTCACAACTCGTAGCCTCGATGTGGCTACAATCACAGGCACAATCCCTCGATATGATTTAGAGCATCTTTCTTATGAGAATTGTCTATCATTGTTTCTTAAACTTGCCTTTATAGAAGGTGAAGAGAAACAACATGACAATCTTGTTAAAATCGGGGAAGGAATTGTTCAAAAATGCAAAGGGGTTGCTTTGGCCGTGAAGACTTTAGGCAGCCTACTCCGTTCAACCAGGGTACAACATGAGTGGGAGGTTGTGAGAGATAGTGAACTAGTGAAGTTGAAACAGAAGGAAAATGACATCTTGCCTGCTTTAAAACTAAGTTATGATCATTTGCCCTGGTATTTAAAGCAATGTTTTGCCTTTTGTTCAGTTTTTCCAAAAGATTTTGAATTCGGTCATCACCGTTTGACCCAATTGTGGTTGGCAAATGGCTTTTTGCAATCACCATACGAAAATGAAGAGCCAGAAGATATTGGGAATCGGTATATACAAGAGTTACTATCAAGATCTTTCTTCCAACAATATGAAGATTaccttttatttaccaaatttaaAATGCATGATTTAGTACATGATCTTGCATTATCAGTGGCGCAAAATGAGGTGAATTCATGTAACCATTATTCGACTGGGAATGTTCGACATTTATGGTTTGATCTATCAAAGCAAGATGCTTCCCAATTACCAAATAACTTGGGTTGTCTGCAGTCACTTTTCTTATTTGATGAAGAAGGCAAGGCTGATAGCGAATCTCTTATTGCAGAAGTCATCTCAAGGTCTAAACATTTGAGGGTGTTAGATTTGGCTAGCTGCAGTTTAGAGCAATTGCCAAACAACATACGTTATTTTAAGCGGTTGAGATATTTGAGCCTAGCCTACGATGGAAATATAAAAAGGCTTCCAAATTCCATTTGCAATTTGCCGAGTTTGGAAACACTTGACCTTGTTGGATGTAGGGTAATTGAAGAATTACCAAAAGACATAAGGTACCTGATTAGCCTTAGATCATTAACGGTAACAACAAAACAGACGCGTTTGCAAGAGAATGGAATATCGTGCCTAACTTCTCTTCGAAGGTTGATCTTTTCTGAAtgtgaaaatttagaaaaattgttTGAAGACATTCAAAACCTAACAGCTCTCCGAGAATTGTACATACATGAATGCCACAACTTGGTTTCATTGCCACAAGGTTTAAAATACCTAACTGCATTAGAACTTTTGGTAATTTGGAATTGTGAAAAGCTTGATCTCATTATGGAGGAGTTGGAACTTGAGAGGGAAGAAGGTGGTAGCCTTAGAAAATTGGCAGTCAGAGGAGTGCCAAAGCTGGAGTCACTACCCCAATGGATTCTTCTAGGATCCATCAAAACTTTGCAGCACTTGTACATCAGCAACTTGAATAATCTCTGGACGTTACCAACATGGTTCCAACATTTCACATCCCTTCAAAATCTTTACATTATAAATTGCCCAAAACTGTCGTGTCTATCAGAAGGGATGCAACACCTCACTGCACTCAAAAGATTAAGGATTGGAGAGTGTCCAAAATTAAACAAAAGATGCATTGAAGAAACCGGTGAAGACTGGCCTAAGATTGCTCATGTCCCTGACTTTTATTGTGGTGACTTCGAGACAACAACAAATGACAAATAG